A DNA window from Thiopseudomonas alkaliphila contains the following coding sequences:
- the trxA gene encoding thioredoxin codes for MATSFSFDVSGADSFDQLVLENSFHKPVLVDFWAEWCAPCKALMPVLEKITTDYQGELLLAKVNCDLEQEIVARFGIRSLPTVVLFKDGKPVDGFQGAQPESAIRELLAKYVTEPAPQDDDPWLQAQALFEAAEFGAAETLLQQLLSTDNSNAEALILYARCLAERNALTEAEQVLNAVPGDEHKQALAAAKAQITFLKQAADLPETADLKARLAQNPADDEAVYQLSIQQLARQQYEPALAALLQLFVRNRSFSEGVAHKTLLQVFDLLGADHPLVVQYRRKLYQALY; via the coding sequence ATGGCAACAAGTTTTAGTTTTGATGTATCAGGTGCAGATAGTTTTGATCAGTTGGTGCTTGAAAATTCTTTTCATAAGCCAGTGCTGGTCGACTTTTGGGCTGAGTGGTGTGCGCCTTGTAAGGCACTAATGCCGGTGTTAGAAAAAATCACTACCGATTATCAAGGCGAGTTATTGCTGGCCAAAGTGAATTGTGACCTAGAGCAAGAAATCGTAGCCCGCTTTGGGATTCGTAGTCTGCCTACAGTAGTGCTTTTCAAAGATGGTAAGCCAGTCGATGGTTTTCAAGGAGCTCAGCCAGAGTCAGCGATTCGTGAGTTGCTAGCAAAATATGTTACTGAGCCAGCGCCACAGGACGATGATCCTTGGTTGCAAGCGCAAGCACTGTTTGAGGCCGCTGAATTTGGTGCGGCTGAAACCTTATTGCAACAGCTGCTAAGTACCGATAACAGTAATGCTGAGGCACTGATTTTATATGCTCGCTGCTTAGCCGAGCGTAATGCTTTAACCGAAGCAGAACAGGTGTTGAATGCAGTACCAGGTGATGAGCATAAGCAGGCATTGGCCGCCGCTAAAGCGCAAATTACTTTTTTAAAACAGGCGGCGGACCTGCCAGAAACGGCTGATTTGAAAGCACGCCTAGCGCAGAATCCAGCGGATGATGAGGCGGTTTATCAGCTCAGTATTCAGCAGCTTGCCCGTCAGCAATATGAGCCAGCATTGGCCGCACTACTGCAGCTTTTTGTACGTAATCGCAGCTTTAGTGAAGGAGTGGCTCATAAAACCTTACTGCAAGTGTTTGATCTATTGGGAGCTGATCATCCGTTAGTAGTGCAGTACCGCCGCAAACTCTATCAGGCGCTGTATTAA
- the nadC gene encoding carboxylating nicotinate-nucleotide diphosphorylase, whose product MANIVLTELKQEITHNVRTALIEDIGSGDITAQLIQTDKQATARVITRDAAVISGVAWVNEVFAQIDPTVRVTWLVADGEAVQPNQTLFELAGNARALLSGERAALNFLQTLSAVATRAAYFAQLVEGTGVKLLDTRKTLPGLRLAQKYAVTCGGCYNHRIGLYDAFLIKENHIMACGGIAQAVATAQQIAPGKPVEVEVENLDELQQALAAGADIVMLDELSLDDMRTAVSLTAGRAKLEASGGINEQSLRAVAETGVDYISLGTLTKDVTAVDLSMRLTL is encoded by the coding sequence ATGGCAAATATCGTATTAACTGAGCTTAAACAAGAAATAACCCATAATGTTCGCACTGCATTAATTGAAGATATAGGCAGCGGTGACATTACCGCTCAATTAATTCAGACCGATAAACAAGCCACCGCACGAGTAATTACCCGCGATGCAGCGGTGATCAGTGGTGTGGCTTGGGTGAATGAAGTGTTTGCACAAATTGATCCCACTGTTCGTGTGACCTGGCTAGTTGCCGATGGTGAAGCGGTGCAGCCGAATCAAACCTTATTTGAACTGGCCGGTAATGCACGGGCGTTATTAAGTGGTGAGCGAGCTGCGTTAAACTTTTTACAAACCTTATCGGCAGTGGCGACGCGGGCGGCTTATTTTGCTCAGTTGGTTGAAGGTACGGGCGTTAAGCTATTGGATACGCGTAAAACTCTGCCAGGCTTACGTTTAGCGCAAAAATATGCGGTGACCTGCGGTGGCTGCTACAACCATCGGATAGGTTTATATGATGCCTTCCTAATCAAAGAAAACCACATCATGGCGTGTGGTGGAATTGCCCAAGCGGTGGCGACGGCTCAACAGATAGCGCCAGGTAAACCAGTTGAAGTAGAGGTTGAAAACCTAGACGAGTTGCAGCAAGCCTTAGCTGCAGGGGCGGATATTGTGATGCTGGATGAGTTAAGTCTAGACGATATGCGTACAGCAGTGAGTTTGACCGCTGGGCGCGCCAAGTTAGAAGCTTCGGGCGGAATTAACGAGCAAAGCTTGCGGGCAGTGGCCGAAACGGGGGTGGATTATATTTCCCTTGGCACATTAACCAAAGATGTAACTGCGGTGGATTTATCCATGCGTTTAACTCTGTGA
- the nfsB gene encoding oxygen-insensitive NAD(P)H nitroreductase: protein MMQVTDYLTRRYATKAFDPNKVIPEPLVKELMASLRYSASSTNIQPWHFIVASTAEGKARLAKGAQGNYSYNEAKILNASHVVLFCARTQIDDAHLQKVLAAEAAAGRFDAAPEAKAASHNTRLLYLNFHKYDKKDVPHWLEKQVYLNLGTLLYSAAVLGLDAVPLEGIDQAVLDQEFDLNAKDLTAVAAVALGYHADSDFNAKLTKARLAEEEIFTLI, encoded by the coding sequence ATGATGCAAGTAACCGATTACTTAACCCGTCGTTATGCCACCAAAGCCTTTGATCCCAATAAAGTGATCCCTGAGCCTTTGGTTAAAGAGTTAATGGCTTCCTTACGTTACAGTGCCTCAAGCACTAATATTCAGCCGTGGCATTTTATTGTGGCAAGTACTGCAGAAGGAAAAGCACGCTTAGCAAAGGGCGCGCAGGGCAATTATAGCTATAACGAAGCTAAAATTTTAAATGCTTCGCATGTAGTGCTGTTTTGCGCACGCACTCAGATTGATGATGCGCACTTACAAAAGGTATTAGCAGCAGAGGCCGCCGCCGGTCGTTTCGATGCCGCACCAGAAGCTAAAGCCGCCTCCCATAATACGCGTCTGCTGTATTTAAATTTTCATAAATACGACAAAAAAGATGTGCCGCACTGGCTAGAAAAGCAGGTTTATTTAAACTTAGGCACTTTGTTGTACAGCGCTGCTGTTTTAGGTTTAGATGCGGTGCCATTAGAAGGTATTGATCAAGCAGTGTTGGATCAAGAGTTTGATCTTAATGCCAAAGATTTAACTGCAGTGGCAGCGGTGGCTTTGGGCTATCACGCCGACAGTGATTTTAACGCCAAATTGACTAAAGCCCGCTTAGCTGAAGAAGAGATTTTTACCCTCATTTAA
- a CDS encoding class I SAM-dependent methyltransferase: protein MDPRSQVLLRQGHYFSGQLLLAGAPADGLLQQLPSSELWCWNYADYQALAALQSRAYFSVTAPDQSYDAVVLYLPKSRELTEYLLQEICAKYPAAEIFLVGEKRAGIERAAKQLAQYGEVSKLDSARHCQLWRLTSRKAPVAVPDLAALANSFEVTVGQQQLTIKTVPGVFSHGRLDRGTELLLAHLEGLSQGHYLDFGCGAGVIGCYLAKQYPNSQVSLLDVDAFALFSTQLTLQANQVQAEVIAGTGINEAPQHLAAIISNPPFHQGVHTDYAASEQMLTQGKGHLRAQGELRIVANSFLKYPPLINQHLGPCQVLAEAQGFSVYRAVAGQRSQRQ from the coding sequence ATGGATCCAAGAAGCCAAGTTTTATTACGCCAAGGCCATTACTTTAGTGGTCAATTATTATTAGCAGGTGCTCCGGCTGATGGGTTGTTGCAGCAATTACCTAGCAGTGAGTTATGGTGTTGGAATTATGCGGACTACCAAGCATTAGCTGCACTTCAGTCCCGTGCTTACTTTTCAGTGACAGCGCCTGATCAATCATATGATGCTGTGGTGCTGTATTTGCCAAAATCCCGCGAGTTAACCGAGTATTTGCTGCAAGAAATTTGCGCTAAATACCCAGCCGCGGAGATTTTCTTAGTCGGTGAGAAGCGTGCTGGAATTGAGCGTGCGGCTAAACAACTAGCGCAATATGGCGAAGTGAGCAAACTCGATAGCGCGCGGCATTGTCAGCTATGGCGTTTAACCTCGCGTAAAGCACCTGTTGCGGTGCCTGACCTTGCCGCACTAGCCAACAGTTTTGAAGTAACTGTCGGGCAGCAGCAGTTGACCATTAAAACGGTGCCAGGGGTATTTAGTCATGGCCGTTTAGATCGTGGAACTGAGTTGCTGCTGGCGCATCTAGAAGGTTTATCCCAAGGCCACTATTTGGATTTTGGTTGTGGCGCGGGCGTGATTGGCTGTTATTTAGCTAAGCAGTATCCCAACAGTCAGGTGAGCTTGTTGGATGTTGATGCGTTTGCTCTTTTTAGTACCCAGCTAACCTTGCAGGCTAACCAAGTGCAGGCCGAGGTAATTGCGGGCACGGGAATTAATGAGGCGCCGCAGCACTTAGCTGCGATCATTAGCAATCCGCCGTTTCATCAAGGGGTACACACGGATTATGCGGCCAGCGAGCAAATGCTGACACAGGGTAAGGGTCATTTACGCGCCCAAGGTGAGCTACGGATTGTGGCGAATAGTTTTTTAAAGTATCCCCCGTTAATTAATCAGCATCTTGGACCTTGCCAGGTATTGGCTGAGGCTCAGGGGTTCAGCGTATATCGTGCGGTGGCTGGGCAGCGCAGCCAGCGTCAGTAG
- a CDS encoding MATE family efflux transporter gives MIKRWRAWLQDAWQHADTKQKIWALAIPMILSNLSVPLVALVDSAVVGRLPHAYQLGAVAVGGTIYTLLVWVFGFLRMGSTGFAAQAAGRKDQCGLQQVLIQGLLLAGLLAVLLIALAEPIFALALTLMQPSEELHQVAQQYFFIRLWGLPAALATHALAGWFLGAQNARAAFWMLVICNLLNIVLDVWFVFGLHWQVAGAARASVIAEWSGVGLGLFLAARVAGKIKWQQILPRLKVWQSWQALLSVNRDILIRSLALQGVFFMVTVQGTRLGDATVAANALLLNGLMICSYALDGLAHALEALTGHALGAKDRIALRRALLLVLLYSLAASLIFAVLFSLFGHYFIALQTDQTAVQAAAQPYLIYLAVLPLVAVWSYVLDGLFIGATQARAMRNAMLLAVLTCLPVAWLLQRFENHGLWLAFLLFMLLRSVYLVAPAQQLFRRISD, from the coding sequence ATGATTAAGCGATGGCGCGCTTGGCTGCAGGATGCATGGCAACATGCCGACACCAAGCAAAAGATTTGGGCGCTGGCGATACCGATGATTCTTAGCAATCTATCAGTGCCTTTAGTAGCGCTGGTAGATAGTGCGGTGGTTGGACGCTTGCCCCATGCTTATCAATTGGGCGCGGTGGCCGTTGGTGGCACTATTTATACTTTGTTGGTGTGGGTGTTTGGTTTCTTGCGCATGGGCAGCACTGGCTTTGCTGCCCAAGCTGCAGGGCGTAAAGATCAGTGCGGATTACAGCAGGTACTGATTCAAGGCTTGCTATTGGCAGGATTACTGGCCGTGCTGTTGATTGCTTTAGCCGAGCCTATTTTTGCCCTAGCACTCACCTTGATGCAGCCTTCGGAAGAATTGCATCAGGTCGCGCAGCAGTATTTCTTTATCCGTTTATGGGGATTACCTGCAGCATTAGCGACCCATGCGTTGGCTGGCTGGTTTTTAGGCGCACAGAACGCACGGGCAGCGTTTTGGATGCTGGTGATCTGTAACCTGCTCAATATCGTCTTGGATGTTTGGTTTGTGTTTGGCTTGCACTGGCAAGTTGCTGGCGCGGCAAGGGCTTCGGTTATCGCTGAGTGGAGCGGTGTGGGCTTAGGCTTATTTCTAGCCGCGCGCGTTGCAGGAAAGATCAAGTGGCAACAGATTCTTCCACGGCTAAAAGTTTGGCAGAGTTGGCAGGCGCTACTCAGTGTAAATCGCGATATTTTAATTCGTAGCTTAGCCTTGCAAGGCGTGTTTTTTATGGTCACTGTGCAAGGAACCCGCTTGGGCGACGCGACAGTGGCAGCCAATGCGTTATTACTCAATGGCTTAATGATTTGCTCCTACGCGCTGGATGGATTAGCCCATGCACTAGAAGCCTTAACAGGGCATGCATTGGGTGCGAAAGATCGCATTGCCTTGCGCCGTGCTCTGTTATTAGTGCTGTTGTATTCGTTGGCAGCGAGTTTGATCTTTGCCGTGTTATTTAGCCTGTTTGGGCATTACTTTATTGCCTTACAAACCGATCAAACGGCGGTACAAGCTGCGGCTCAGCCTTATCTAATCTATTTAGCCGTGTTACCGTTGGTGGCCGTTTGGAGTTATGTATTAGATGGCTTGTTTATTGGCGCCACCCAAGCCCGAGCAATGCGTAATGCGATGTTGTTGGCAGTTTTAACCTGCTTGCCGGTCGCTTGGTTATTGCAGCGCTTTGAAAATCATGGGCTGTGGCTAGCTTTTTTATTGTTTATGTTATTGCGCTCGGTGTATTTGGTTGCGCCTGCACAGCAGTTATTTAGACGTATTTCAGACTGA
- the hemH gene encoding ferrochelatase, with protein MSQHALLLVNLGSPESTSVTDVRRYLNQFLMDPYVIDLPWAVRRLLVSLILIARPKQSAAAYQEIWWDEGSPLVVISQQLTEAVRPLWKHGPVALAMRYGASELSIEQQVRQLQQQGVNEITLAPLYPQFADSTTTTAIKAFEDSVAKLKQPLTTHIVPAFYQHPLYIQALANSVKSALEQPFDHLLLSFHGLPERHLTKLDHSGHCLSNPNCCQTASDAVLEQCYRAQCYRTAQAFAEAAGLSPEQWSVSFQSRLGRAKWVEPYTEERFAELAQQGVKKLLVMSPAFVADCIETLEELGLRGREQFVEAGGEELVLLPCLNSQADWAAALTQICEQATLAKTI; from the coding sequence ATGTCTCAGCACGCTTTATTGCTCGTTAACTTAGGTTCGCCCGAATCAACTTCGGTGACTGATGTACGTCGTTACTTAAATCAGTTTTTAATGGATCCCTACGTGATTGATCTGCCGTGGGCGGTACGTCGTTTGCTGGTGTCCTTAATTTTAATTGCACGCCCCAAACAGTCGGCAGCGGCTTATCAAGAAATTTGGTGGGATGAAGGCTCGCCGCTAGTAGTGATTAGCCAGCAACTCACTGAAGCCGTGCGCCCACTGTGGAAGCATGGCCCTGTGGCTTTGGCGATGCGTTATGGTGCCTCTGAGTTATCGATTGAGCAACAAGTACGGCAGTTACAGCAACAAGGGGTGAACGAAATTACCTTGGCGCCACTTTATCCACAGTTTGCTGATAGCACTACCACCACTGCAATTAAAGCTTTTGAGGACAGTGTAGCCAAACTGAAGCAGCCATTAACTACTCACATTGTGCCTGCGTTTTATCAGCATCCACTGTATATCCAGGCACTGGCTAATAGTGTGAAATCTGCGCTGGAGCAGCCGTTTGATCATTTGCTGCTTAGCTTCCATGGTTTACCAGAGCGGCATTTGACTAAGCTTGATCACAGTGGGCATTGTTTAAGCAATCCTAATTGCTGTCAAACCGCTAGTGACGCTGTGCTGGAACAATGCTATCGCGCGCAGTGCTATCGAACTGCTCAAGCCTTTGCTGAGGCAGCCGGTTTGTCGCCTGAGCAGTGGTCTGTTTCATTTCAGTCCCGCTTAGGACGTGCTAAATGGGTGGAGCCATACACTGAAGAGCGCTTTGCCGAGTTAGCACAGCAAGGGGTTAAAAAGTTATTGGTCATGTCGCCAGCATTTGTCGCCGATTGTATTGAAACCTTAGAAGAGTTGGGGTTGCGTGGGCGTGAGCAGTTTGTTGAGGCCGGAGGGGAAGAATTAGTCTTATTGCCCTGCTTAAACAGTCAGGCAGACTGGGCTGCAGCCTTAACCCAAATTTGTGAGCAAGCCACGCTAGCTAAAACTATTTAA